From a single Sus scrofa isolate TJ Tabasco breed Duroc chromosome 13, Sscrofa11.1, whole genome shotgun sequence genomic region:
- the TKT gene encoding transketolase isoform X1, with product MAVLFFHTMRYKAQDPRNPHNDRFVLSKGHAAPILYSVWAEAGFLPEAELLNLRKISSDLDGHPVPKQAFTDVATGSLGQGLGAACGMAYTGKYFDKASYRVYCLLGDGELSEGAVWEAMAFAGIYKLDNLVAILDINRLGQSDPAPLQHQMDVYQKRCEAFGWHAIIVDGHSVEELCKAFGQVKNQPTAIIAKTFKGRGITGVEDKESWHGKPLPQNMADQVIQEIYSQIQNKKKILATPPQEDAPSVDITNIRMPTPPSYKVGDKIATRKAYGQALAKLGHASDRIIALDGDTKNSTFSELFKKEHPDRFIECYIAEQNMVSIAVGCATRNRTVPFCSTFAAFFTRAFDQIRMAAISESNINLCGSHCGVSIGEDGPSQMALEDLAMFRSVPMSTVFYPSDGVATEKAVELAANTKGICFIRTSRPENAIIYNNNEDFQIGQAKVVLKSKDDQVTVIGAGVTLHEALAAADLLKKEKINIRVLDPFTVKPLDRKLILDSARATKGRILTVEDHYYEGGLGEAVAAAVVGEPDVTVTRLAVSQVPRSGKPAELLKMFGIDKDAIARAVRGLVTKA from the exons ATGGCTGTCCTCTTTTTCCACACCATGCGCTACAAGGCCCAGGATCCCCGGAACCCTCACAATGACCGCTTTGTGCTCTCCAAG GGCCACGCAGCACCTATCCTGTATTCCGTGTGGGCTGAAGCCGGCTTCCTGCCAGAGGCAGAGCTGCTGAACCTGAGGAAGATCAGCTCTGACCTGGATGGGCACCCTGTCCCG AAACAAGCTTTCACTGATGTGGCCACcggatccctgggccagggccttGGGGCCGCTTGTGGGATGGCCTACACAGGCAAATACTTCGACAAAGCCAG CTACCGCGTCTATTGCTTGCTGGGAGACGGGGAGCTGTCAGAGGGCGCCGTGTGGGAGGCTATGGCCTTCGCGGGCATCTACAAGCTGGACAACCTTGTCGCCATTCTTGACATCAACCGCCTGGGCCAGAGCGACCCCGCCCCGCTGCAGCACCAGATGGATGTCTACCAGAAGCGCTGCGAGGCCTTTGG CTGGCACGCCATCATCGTGGACGGACACAGTGTGGAGGAGCTGTGCAAGGCCTTCGGGCAGGTCAAGAACCAGCCGACAGCCATCATCGCCAAGACCTTCAAGGGCCGAGGCATCACAG GAGTAGAAGATAAGGAGTCTTGGCATGGGAAGCCCCTCCCCCAGAACATGGCTGATCAGGTCATCCAGGAAATCTACAGCCAGATCCAGAACAAAAAGAAGATCCTGGCCACTCCACCGCAGGAAGACGCCCCCTCAGTGGACATCACCAACATCCGAATGCCCACGCCACCCAGCTACAAAGTTGGGGACAAG ATAGCTACCCGCAAGGCCTACGGGCAGGCCCTGGCCAAGCTGGGCCACGCCAGTGACCGCATCATTGCCCTGGACGGGGACACCAAGAATTCCACCTTCTCAGAGCTCTTCAAAAAGGAGCACCCAGACCGCTTCATTGAGTGCTACATCGCCGAGCAGAACATG GTGAGCATCGCCGTGGGCTGCGCCACACGCAACAGGACAGTGCCCTTCTGCAGCACGTTCGCGGCCTTCTTCACACGGGCCTTCGACCAGATCCGCATGGCGGCCATCTCCGAGAGCAACATCAACCTCTGCGGCTCCCACTGTGGCGTGTCCATCG GGGAAGATGGGCCCTCCCAGATGGCCCTGGAAGACCTGGCCATGTTTCGGTCTGTCCCCATGTCAACTGTCTTTTACCCAAGCGATGGTGTGGCTACAGAGAAGGCAGTGGAATTAGCAGCCAATACAAAG GGTATCTGCTTTATCCGGACCAGCCGCCCAGAAAACGCCATCATCTATAACAACAACGAAGATTTCCAAATTGGACAAGCCAAG gtGGTCCTGAAGAGCAAAGATGACCAGGTGACCGTGATCGGGGCTGGGGTGACCCTGCATGAGGCCTTGGCCGCTGCTGACCTGCTCAAGAAAG AGAAGATCAACATCCGTGTGTTGGACCCTTTCACCGTCAAGCCCCTGGACAGGAAGCTCATTCTCGACAGTGCCCGTGCTACCAAGGGCAGGATCCTCACCGTGGAGGACCACTACTACGAAG GTGGCCTAGGTGAGGCAGTGGCTGCTGCAGTGGTGGGTGAGCCTGACGTCACTGTCACCCGCCTGGCTGTCAGCCAAGTGCCAAGAAGCGGGAAGCCCGCGGAGCTGCTGAAGATGTTCGGCATCGACAAGGACGCCATCGCGCGAGCCGTGCGGGGCCTGGTCACCAAGGCCTAG
- the TKT gene encoding transketolase, with the protein MEAYHKPDQQKLQALKDTANRLRISSIQATTAAGSGHPTSCCSAAEIMAVLFFHTMRYKAQDPRNPHNDRFVLSKGHAAPILYSVWAEAGFLPEAELLNLRKISSDLDGHPVPKQAFTDVATGSLGQGLGAACGMAYTGKYFDKASYRVYCLLGDGELSEGAVWEAMAFAGIYKLDNLVAILDINRLGQSDPAPLQHQMDVYQKRCEAFGWHAIIVDGHSVEELCKAFGQVKNQPTAIIAKTFKGRGITGVEDKESWHGKPLPQNMADQVIQEIYSQIQNKKKILATPPQEDAPSVDITNIRMPTPPSYKVGDKIATRKAYGQALAKLGHASDRIIALDGDTKNSTFSELFKKEHPDRFIECYIAEQNMVSIAVGCATRNRTVPFCSTFAAFFTRAFDQIRMAAISESNINLCGSHCGVSIGEDGPSQMALEDLAMFRSVPMSTVFYPSDGVATEKAVELAANTKGICFIRTSRPENAIIYNNNEDFQIGQAKVVLKSKDDQVTVIGAGVTLHEALAAADLLKKEKINIRVLDPFTVKPLDRKLILDSARATKGRILTVEDHYYEGGLGEAVAAAVVGEPDVTVTRLAVSQVPRSGKPAELLKMFGIDKDAIARAVRGLVTKA; encoded by the exons ccacccAACGTCATGCTGCAGTGCTGCCGAGATCATGGCTGTCCTCTTTTTCCACACCATGCGCTACAAGGCCCAGGATCCCCGGAACCCTCACAATGACCGCTTTGTGCTCTCCAAG GGCCACGCAGCACCTATCCTGTATTCCGTGTGGGCTGAAGCCGGCTTCCTGCCAGAGGCAGAGCTGCTGAACCTGAGGAAGATCAGCTCTGACCTGGATGGGCACCCTGTCCCG AAACAAGCTTTCACTGATGTGGCCACcggatccctgggccagggccttGGGGCCGCTTGTGGGATGGCCTACACAGGCAAATACTTCGACAAAGCCAG CTACCGCGTCTATTGCTTGCTGGGAGACGGGGAGCTGTCAGAGGGCGCCGTGTGGGAGGCTATGGCCTTCGCGGGCATCTACAAGCTGGACAACCTTGTCGCCATTCTTGACATCAACCGCCTGGGCCAGAGCGACCCCGCCCCGCTGCAGCACCAGATGGATGTCTACCAGAAGCGCTGCGAGGCCTTTGG CTGGCACGCCATCATCGTGGACGGACACAGTGTGGAGGAGCTGTGCAAGGCCTTCGGGCAGGTCAAGAACCAGCCGACAGCCATCATCGCCAAGACCTTCAAGGGCCGAGGCATCACAG GAGTAGAAGATAAGGAGTCTTGGCATGGGAAGCCCCTCCCCCAGAACATGGCTGATCAGGTCATCCAGGAAATCTACAGCCAGATCCAGAACAAAAAGAAGATCCTGGCCACTCCACCGCAGGAAGACGCCCCCTCAGTGGACATCACCAACATCCGAATGCCCACGCCACCCAGCTACAAAGTTGGGGACAAG ATAGCTACCCGCAAGGCCTACGGGCAGGCCCTGGCCAAGCTGGGCCACGCCAGTGACCGCATCATTGCCCTGGACGGGGACACCAAGAATTCCACCTTCTCAGAGCTCTTCAAAAAGGAGCACCCAGACCGCTTCATTGAGTGCTACATCGCCGAGCAGAACATG GTGAGCATCGCCGTGGGCTGCGCCACACGCAACAGGACAGTGCCCTTCTGCAGCACGTTCGCGGCCTTCTTCACACGGGCCTTCGACCAGATCCGCATGGCGGCCATCTCCGAGAGCAACATCAACCTCTGCGGCTCCCACTGTGGCGTGTCCATCG GGGAAGATGGGCCCTCCCAGATGGCCCTGGAAGACCTGGCCATGTTTCGGTCTGTCCCCATGTCAACTGTCTTTTACCCAAGCGATGGTGTGGCTACAGAGAAGGCAGTGGAATTAGCAGCCAATACAAAG GGTATCTGCTTTATCCGGACCAGCCGCCCAGAAAACGCCATCATCTATAACAACAACGAAGATTTCCAAATTGGACAAGCCAAG gtGGTCCTGAAGAGCAAAGATGACCAGGTGACCGTGATCGGGGCTGGGGTGACCCTGCATGAGGCCTTGGCCGCTGCTGACCTGCTCAAGAAAG AGAAGATCAACATCCGTGTGTTGGACCCTTTCACCGTCAAGCCCCTGGACAGGAAGCTCATTCTCGACAGTGCCCGTGCTACCAAGGGCAGGATCCTCACCGTGGAGGACCACTACTACGAAG GTGGCCTAGGTGAGGCAGTGGCTGCTGCAGTGGTGGGTGAGCCTGACGTCACTGTCACCCGCCTGGCTGTCAGCCAAGTGCCAAGAAGCGGGAAGCCCGCGGAGCTGCTGAAGATGTTCGGCATCGACAAGGACGCCATCGCGCGAGCCGTGCGGGGCCTGGTCACCAAGGCCTAG